One uncultured Tolumonas sp. genomic window carries:
- a CDS encoding malate dehydrogenase yields MTHPKIAVIGCGAIGTTLAYTLLLRHPHLEISLVNRNPQKAWAKAFDMSHCSPELPNRAIRAETPEECAGSDIIIMTAGALPRENGTRADVLKDNVAIFQTLLPTLARNNPDAVLINITNPVDAMAYAAGKITGYPPERVIGSGTELDSMRLRHFTAQTLDLNAAELDIQVIGEHGDSMVPLWSLATYQGKSLTEAYPSLNEDLKATLLHQTKRAGWDIRLAGEHSCYGIAFSAVRIVESILGRSEQPVRVSAELQSEFGLPHSFISLPATLNRTGIIQRTLPDLSDTEYQLVMHSANLVQQQLDMVGQLL; encoded by the coding sequence ATGACTCATCCTAAAATTGCTGTGATCGGCTGTGGCGCCATAGGCACTACCCTCGCCTACACTTTGCTGCTGCGCCATCCACACCTTGAAATTTCGCTGGTAAACCGCAACCCACAGAAAGCATGGGCGAAAGCTTTCGATATGTCGCACTGCTCACCCGAGTTGCCAAACCGTGCTATTCGCGCCGAAACGCCAGAGGAATGCGCCGGTTCCGATATCATCATCATGACAGCAGGCGCATTACCGCGCGAGAACGGCACTCGCGCCGATGTGCTGAAAGACAACGTTGCCATCTTCCAAACGCTATTACCCACACTAGCCCGCAATAACCCTGATGCCGTGTTGATCAACATCACCAACCCGGTTGATGCCATGGCTTATGCCGCCGGGAAAATTACCGGCTATCCACCAGAACGGGTGATCGGCAGCGGCACGGAGTTGGACAGCATGCGGTTACGCCATTTCACTGCGCAGACATTAGATCTCAACGCGGCAGAGCTGGATATTCAGGTGATCGGAGAACATGGCGACTCGATGGTACCATTGTGGAGTCTGGCGACTTATCAGGGTAAATCGCTGACTGAAGCCTATCCATCATTGAATGAAGATCTAAAAGCAACGTTACTGCATCAGACCAAACGCGCAGGCTGGGACATTCGTCTGGCGGGAGAACACAGTTGTTATGGCATTGCATTTAGTGCAGTAAGAATTGTGGAATCTATACTGGGCAGGTCAGAGCAACCAGTACGAGTTTCCGCAGAGCTACAAAGCGAATTCGGGTTACCGCACAGCTTTATCAGTTTACCGGCGACATTAAACCGCACAGGAATTATCCAGCGCACTTTGCCCGATCTTTCCGATACTGAATATCAGTTAGTGATGCATTCAGCTAATTTAGTGCAACAACAACTCGATATGGTCGGGCAATTACTTTAG
- a CDS encoding GNAT family N-acetyltransferase produces the protein MTVRYAVNQHITAEQFIGLLKETTLGGRRPVDDLERIQGMLDHANLTVTAWLDDKLVGIARSVTDFHFCCYLSDLAVSETIQASGIGKELIRRTFLELKPGCTLNLLAAPQAVNYYPKIGLTQHNSAWLLTNVNELK, from the coding sequence ATGACTGTCCGTTATGCCGTTAATCAGCACATCACCGCCGAACAATTCATTGGGTTATTGAAAGAAACCACGTTGGGTGGTCGCCGCCCCGTTGATGATTTGGAACGTATTCAGGGCATGCTGGATCATGCCAATCTCACCGTTACCGCTTGGTTAGACGATAAGTTGGTCGGCATCGCCCGCTCAGTTACCGACTTCCATTTCTGCTGTTATCTCTCTGATTTGGCGGTTTCCGAGACTATTCAAGCCAGTGGAATTGGAAAAGAGCTTATTCGCCGTACCTTTCTGGAATTAAAACCGGGCTGCACCCTGAATCTGCTGGCAGCCCCGCAGGCCGTTAATTACTACCCTAAAATTGGTTTAACCCAGCACAACAGTGCATGGTTATTAACTAATGTGAATGAATTGAAATAA